A genomic region of Manihot esculenta cultivar AM560-2 chromosome 15, M.esculenta_v8, whole genome shotgun sequence contains the following coding sequences:
- the LOC110602218 gene encoding (-)-germacrene D synthase, translating to MQIQISASAHPPNAKTADVKRRSAGYQPSIWGDHFLSNNYHSLQNTNDGMYEHHAKLKQEVRSVLMMNVDKLSHKIDLIDSIQRLGVSYHFETEIDEILKEISSESDDDINDLYAIALKFRLVRQQGYNMSSDVFNKFKDSQGNFKDALVNDHRGMLSLYEATHLRVHGEDILEEALAFTTAHLESMVTPGMPLAPQITHALKQPIRKGLPRLEARRYFSIYEGESSCNPVLLSFAKLDFNILQKQHQKELSDIAKWWKELDFANKLPFARDRIVEGYFWILGVYFEPEYSPARRILTKVIAMTSIMDDIYDVYGTPEELELFTAAVERWDISAIDQLPEYMKEYYKTFLNVYTEIEKNLFDQGRLYRFYYAKEAMKNQVRAYFMESIWFHQKHLPTTEEYMSIALTTSGYALLAVTSLVGMGDIVTKDSFDWLFTEPKMVIASEIIARLMDDIVSHEFEQKRGHSASSIECYMKQHSATKEEAVQEFKKWVASAWKDINEECLYPTSVPMHVLTRILNLSRVMDVVYKNEDGYTHAGVLKDFVSSLLVDPV from the exons ATGCAGATTCAAATTTCAGCTTCTGCTCACCCTCCCAATGCCAAAACTGCTGATGTTAAACGTCGATCTGCAGGTTATCAACCTAGCATTTGGGGGGACCATTTCCTTTCAAACAACTATCACTCTCTGCAG AATACAAATGACGGAATGTATGAGCATCATGCGAAACTCAAGCAAGAAGTGAGGAGTGTGCTGATGATGAATGTGGATAAGCTTTCACACAAAATAGATTTGATCGATTCAATCCAGCGCCTCGGCGTGTCTTACCATTTTGAAACTGAAATTGATGAAATTCTAAAAGAGATTAGCTCTGAATCTGATGATGATATTAATGACCTATATGCAATTGCTCTCAAGTTTCGACTGGTTAGACAACAAGGCTACAACATGTCCAGTG atgtttttaacaagttcaaGGACAGCCAAGGGAACTTCAAGGATGCCCTTGTCAATGACCACCGAGGAATGCTAAGCTTGTATGAAGCTACGCATCTCAGGGTGCACGGAGAAGACATTTTAGAAGAAGCACTAGCTTTCACTACTGCTCACCTTGAGTCCATGGTTACCCCAGGTATGCCCCTCGCACCGCAAATTACCCATGCTTTAAAGCAGCCTATTCGGAAGGGCTTGCCCAGACTAGAGGCAAGGCGTTACTTCTCTATCTACGAAGGAGAATCTTCATGTAATCCAGTTCTGCTATCTTTTGCTAAGTTGGACTTCAATATATTGCAAAAACAACATCAGAAGGAACTGAGCGACATTGCAAA GTGGTGGAAAGAATTAGACTTTGCAAACAAGCTTCCTTTTGCAAGAGACAGAATTGTTGAAGGCTACTTCTGGATTTTGGGGGTTTACTTTGAGCCTGAATATTCTCCGGCTAGAAGGATTCTAACCAAAGTGATTGCTATGACCTCAATTATGGACGatatttatgatgtatatggaacaCCTGAAGAACTTGAGCTCTTTACAGCAGCAGTCGAAAG GTGGGATATTAGCGCAATAGATCAGCTGCCAGAGTATATGAAAGAATATTACAAGACATTTCTAAATGTATATACAGAAATTGAAAAAAACTTATTCGATCAAGGAAGATTATACCGTTTTTATTATGCTAAAGAAGCA ATGAAAAATCAAGTTAGAGCTTACTTCATGGAATCCATATGGTTCCACCAGAAACACTTACCGACGACAGAGGAGTACATGTCCATCGCATTAACTACCTCAGGCTATGCACTACTGGCAGTTACATCCCTTGTTGGAATGGGAGATATCGTAACAAAAGACTCATTTGATTGGTTATTTACTGAACCTAAGATGGTTATAGCCTCAGAAATCATTGCTAGACTCATGGATGACATTGTATCCCACGAG TTTGAGCAAAAGAGAGGACACTCGGCGTCCAGCATTGAGTGCTACATGAAACAACATAGTGCTACGAAAGAAGAAGCTGTACAAGAATTTAAAAAATGGGTTGCAAGTGCATGGAAGGATATTAATGAAGAGTGTCTGTATCCGACTTCCGTCCCTATGCATGTCCTAACGAGAATTCTCAATCTTTCACGAGTAATGGATGTTGTGTACAAGAATGAAGATGGCTACACACATGCTGGAGTGTTAAAAGATTTTGTGTCTTCTCTACTCGTGGATCCTGTATAA
- the LOC110601212 gene encoding uncharacterized protein LOC110601212, giving the protein MKFLLEFVWCCGASGSDNSETNASETNGRRSEEARALMAQRTLQTLTMRSRRKRGRVRSASASSGVSTEEWKPTLCSITEDNVVVVKEEGTERVVKRKGSGERGGGGSRQLAGIPTYNEDYRRNNQFSVIPTFSATPFMI; this is encoded by the exons ATGAAGTTTTTATTGGAATTCGTCTGGTGTTGCGGGGCCAGTGGCAGTGATAATTCCGAAACGAATGCTTCGGAAACGAACGGACGGCGTTCGGAGGAGGCGCGGGCGCTGATGGCACAGCGGACACTGCAGACTCTGACGATGAGAAGTAGAAGGAAGAGGGGCAGAGTAAGGTCAGCATCTGCTTCGTCCGGAGTTTCTACGGAGGAGTGGAAGCCGACCCTTTGCTCGATAACTGAGGATAACGTGGTGGTGGTGAAGGAGGAGGGAACGGAAAGAGTGGTAAAGAGGAAGGGCAGTGGAGAACGTGGCGGTGGTGGGTCCCGTCAATTAGCTGGTATTCCTACCTACAACGAAGATTACAG gcGAAACAATCAATTCTCGGTAATTCCAACATTCTCTGCGACTCCGTTCATGATTTAG